The following coding sequences are from one Gossypium raimondii isolate GPD5lz chromosome 4, ASM2569854v1, whole genome shotgun sequence window:
- the LOC105796785 gene encoding uncharacterized protein At2g29880-like — MLEKALPNAMLKAKPNIESRIRLLKRDWSIVYDMLNGQNNSGFGWDEHRQLVVAEDAVWNSYLNSHKEAGQFRHRSFPYYDQLTAIYARDRATGKDAQTTADVIEKINVQDVSTTYINEERNEFYDCEANVSLDDMDVSATEPQLDRNQGGSSSSKKKKKNSDASDNISSSFHDAATLLAENMRAIGEQISRSIVADVVVQQKSEEFQII; from the exons atgttagaaaaggctttacccaatgcaatgttgaaggctaaACCTAATATAGAATCGAGGATTAGGTTACTAAAAAGGGATTGGTCAATCgtgtatgacatgcttaatggccaaaacaatagcggttttggttgggacgagcataggcagctcgttgttgctgaagatgcggtttggaactcttatttaaat agtcataaagaagccggtcaatttagacatcgtagtttcccttactacgaccaACTTACTGCCATCTACGCACGAGATCGAGCGACTGGTAAAGATGCTCAAACAACCGCTGAtgttattgaaaaaataaatgttcAGGATGTATCTACTACATATattaatgaagaaagaaacgaattctatgactgcgaagctaatgtctctttggatgacatggatgtttctgctaCAGAGCCACAACTAGATAGaaaccaagggggttcctcatcttcaaagaagaaaaagaagaattctGATGCAAGTGAtaatatttcttcttcatttcatgatgctgccactttattggcgGAAAACATGCGGGCCATTGGCGAACAAATTAGTAGGAGTATTGTCGCCGATGTGGTAGTTCAACAGAAGTCAGAAGAATTCCAGATCATCTAA